The proteins below come from a single Xyrauchen texanus isolate HMW12.3.18 chromosome 1, RBS_HiC_50CHRs, whole genome shotgun sequence genomic window:
- the LOC127657045 gene encoding evolutionarily conserved signaling intermediate in Toll pathway, mitochondrial-like: MALTVIPAVWLTMNSSYHLLRTQCVGCVARFFGTPVHRIFLSGGMRLQTSGSPQSYGQVQRAIHCSSLCSMNRPDRTELNKAFEFETQNKDKTLVTHDDLFERAAKNVKTKADFNRVVDVFNKKDIRRRGHVEFIYAALKKMAEFGVERDITVYNKLLDVFPKEVFVPRNFIQRMFNHYPRQQECGVQLLEQMESHGIMPNVETKVLLAQIFGEKSHPMRKYQRIMYWFPKFKHANPYPIPHVLPSDPVDLARFSLTRIADDPDAKITIYQYPSTDITKTGEGVTRPHIVGIQSPDQRSLLAKHNPCRPVFVEGPFSLWLRKTCVHYYLLRADPIPPEEKVKEEFDPELMGPEQSFFFPQHVELNLERDMGDDDSFDVDDVEEGLVYAMCMAGQGDQATLAQWISGLQETCPMLGQIPTLFRLESGPRELQTSSDAQQTSEEPELGLETDHIIEEEPLHSQGVKQ, translated from the exons ATGGCGCTCACTGTAATTCCTGCAGTGTGGTTAACCATGAACAGCTCTTATCATCTGTTACGCACTCAGTGTGTTGGGTGTGTTGCACGTTTCTTTGGGACGCCTGTCCATAGAATATTCCTATCAGGTGGAATGCGCTTGCAGACCTCTGGATCACCGCAAAGCTATGGTCAG GTGCAGAGGGCTATCCATTGCAGTTCATTATGCTCCATGAATCGACCAGATCGAACAGAACTCAATAAGGCATTCGAGTTTGAGACccagaataaagacaaaacttTGGTCACTCATGATGATTTATTCGAGCGAGCTGCTAAAAATGTAAAGACCAAGGCTGATTTCAACAGGGTGGTGGATGTTTTCAACAAGAAGGACATTCGGCGACGGGGACATGTGGAGTTTATTTATGCTGCCCTAAAGAAAATGGCAGAATTTGGAGTAGAACGAGACATTACTGTTTATAACAAACTCCTGGATGTGTTTCCTAAAGAGGTGTTCGTACCACGAAACTTTATACAGAGGATGTTCAACCACTACCCAAGACAACAGGAGTGTGGTGTGCAGCTGCTGGAGCAGATGGAGAGTCATG GTATCATGCCGAATGTAGAGACCAAGGTTTTGCTGGCACAGATATTTGGGGAGAAGAGCCATCCCATGAGGAAATACCAGCGTATCATGTACTGGTTTCCCAAGTTCAAGCACGCAAACCCCTACCCCATCCCACATGTACTCCCCAGTGACCCAGTGGACCTTGCTCGATTCAGTCTTACTCGCATCGCTGATGACCCAGATGCCAAAATAACAATCTATCAG TATCCATCAACAGACATCACAAAGACAGGAGAAGGTGTCACTAGGCCCCATATTGTAG GTATCCAAAGTCCAGACCAGCGCTCTCTTCTGGCCAAACATAATCCCTGCAGGCCCGTGTTTGTAGAAGGCCCATTCTCACTGTGGCTCAGGAAGACTTGTGTTCATTATTACCTGCTACGGGCTGACCCTATACCACCTGAAGAAAAG GTGAAGGAAGAATTTGACCCAGAGCTTATGGGCCCCGAGCAGAGTTTCTTCTTCCCTCAGCATGTGGAACTCAACCTAGAAAGAGACATGGGTGATGATGACAGCTTCGATGTGGATGATG TGGAAGAGGGGCTGGTTTATGCCATGTGTATGGCAGGTCAGGGTGACCAAGCTACTCTGGCACAATGGATTTCTGGTCTTCAGGAAACATGTCCCATGTTGGGCCAGATACCTACACTCTTCCGTCTGGAATCTGGACCTAGAGAATTACAAACCTCATCAGATGCTCAGCAAACCTCTGAGGAGCCTGAGCTGGGGCTTGAAACTGATCATATTATCGAGGAGGAACCACTGCACTCACAAGGAGTGAAACAGTGA